From Candidatus Ancaeobacter aquaticus, one genomic window encodes:
- the secY gene encoding preprotein translocase subunit SecY, translating into MLAAFRNIFKIPDLRKKVLFTAGLLIVVRIGAYIPTAGVDGFQLNQFFEDMASRSGATLFGMMNLFSGGALNNCTIFALGIMPYISASIVLQLLTAVIPFLERMVREGESGRRKLTQYTRYGTVVLALFQAFFIALWLENPAAFNGRIIVPDPGWAFRILTMLTLTSGTVFLMWIGEQITERGIGNGISILITVGIISRLPSAVGMTYNLMKPGVEGGGRNPLLLVLMVAMFLGVVFAVILLTQGQRKVPVQYAKRVVGRKVYGGQSTYIPLKVNYGGVIPIIFASSILLFPATIGSFINTPILRTFSMWLSPGSFLYSMCYVLLIIFFCYFWTATQFNPIQWADDMKKNGAFVPGVRPGKATADMFDSIMTRITLSGALFLAVIAILPSIISGWLKIPYLVASFFGGTGLLIIVGVLLDTMRQIESHLLTRHYDGFMKKGKMRGRY; encoded by the coding sequence ATGTTAGCAGCGTTTAGAAATATATTTAAAATACCGGATTTACGGAAGAAAGTGCTTTTTACTGCGGGGTTATTGATCGTCGTAAGAATTGGTGCATATATTCCGACTGCTGGAGTTGATGGATTTCAACTAAACCAGTTTTTTGAAGATATGGCCAGCAGAAGCGGTGCAACGCTCTTTGGCATGATGAATTTGTTTAGTGGTGGTGCATTAAACAATTGTACTATTTTTGCGCTTGGTATCATGCCGTATATTAGTGCATCGATTGTATTACAGCTTTTGACTGCCGTTATTCCTTTTCTTGAAAGAATGGTTAGAGAAGGTGAATCGGGAAGAAGAAAGCTTACACAGTACACGCGTTACGGTACGGTGGTATTGGCGTTATTTCAGGCATTTTTTATTGCGCTTTGGTTGGAAAACCCGGCTGCCTTCAATGGTAGGATAATTGTTCCCGATCCAGGATGGGCGTTCAGGATTTTAACCATGCTCACACTTACTTCGGGAACAGTGTTTCTCATGTGGATTGGCGAGCAAATAACAGAACGGGGTATAGGCAACGGAATATCAATCCTTATTACCGTAGGTATTATTTCACGTTTGCCGAGCGCGGTAGGAATGACATACAACTTAATGAAACCAGGTGTTGAAGGCGGAGGAAGAAATCCGCTTCTTTTAGTGTTAATGGTAGCCATGTTTTTAGGTGTCGTTTTTGCGGTAATACTTCTTACACAGGGGCAGCGAAAAGTTCCTGTTCAGTATGCAAAACGTGTTGTTGGACGAAAAGTATACGGCGGTCAGAGTACATATATACCGCTTAAGGTAAATTATGGTGGTGTTATACCGATCATATTTGCATCTTCAATATTGCTTTTTCCTGCAACAATAGGAAGTTTTATTAATACGCCGATACTCAGAACATTTAGTATGTGGCTTTCACCCGGTTCTTTTTTATATTCAATGTGTTATGTTCTTCTGATCATTTTCTTTTGCTATTTCTGGACAGCCACACAGTTCAATCCTATACAGTGGGCTGATGATATGAAAAAGAATGGTGCTTTTGTTCCTGGTGTACGGCCAGGCAAAGCAACGGCAGATATGTTTGACAGCATTATGACAAGAATTACACTTTCCGGAGCACTATTTCTCGCAGTTATTGCGATATTGCCTAGCATAATTAGTGGGTGGTTAAAAATACCGTATCTTGTAGCAAGTTTTTTTGGCGGTACAGGACTTCTCATTATAGTTGGTGTGTTGCTTGATACGATGAGACAGATAGAAAGCCATCTTCTTACCCGTCATTACGATGGATTTATGAAAAAAGGGAAAATGAGGGGTAGATATTAA
- the rplO gene encoding 50S ribosomal protein L15, which translates to MELWNLKNTRGARKAKKKIGRGPGSGHGKTSTRGHKGQKSRSGASSRPGFEGGQMPLHRRLPKRGFRNPFKKYYTIINVADLNSFSDGDTVSVEVLKEKKMIKNVKHGVKVLGNGDVKKKVTVIADCFSAVAKKKIEECGGKCVDVHSKTEKASA; encoded by the coding sequence ATTGAGTTGTGGAATTTAAAAAATACACGTGGTGCCAGAAAAGCCAAGAAAAAGATTGGTAGAGGTCCTGGATCAGGTCATGGGAAGACTTCAACAAGAGGGCATAAGGGACAGAAATCACGTTCAGGTGCTAGTTCACGACCAGGGTTTGAAGGCGGACAGATGCCTCTTCACAGACGGCTTCCTAAAAGAGGATTCCGTAATCCGTTCAAGAAATACTATACAATAATTAATGTAGCCGATTTAAATTCATTTAGTGACGGAGATACGGTGTCTGTTGAAGTATTAAAAGAGAAGAAAATGATTAAAAATGTTAAGCACGGTGTTAAAGTGCTTGGTAATGGTGACGTTAAGAAAAAGGTTACCGTTATAGCTGATTGTTTTAGCGCAGTGGCTAAGAAAAAAATTGAAGAATGCGGCGGAAAATGCGTTGATGTCCATTCAAAAACAGAAAAAGCTTCCGCATAA
- the rpsE gene encoding 30S ribosomal protein S5: MAGYRENKVEKSDLIEKVVKINRCAKVVKGGRRFSFSALVVVGDGAAHVGYGFGKANDVSSAIRKAIDSAKKSFIGVSMKGQTIPHEITGKYAASRVLLKPAAPGTGVIAGGGVRAVLEAAGIRDVLTKSLRSNNAMNVVKATMQGLESLTTKEIVEEERGLVIEKE; the protein is encoded by the coding sequence TTGGCAGGTTACCGTGAGAACAAAGTAGAAAAGAGCGATCTGATTGAAAAAGTCGTAAAAATAAACAGATGCGCGAAGGTGGTTAAAGGTGGTAGACGCTTTAGCTTTAGCGCTCTTGTTGTTGTTGGCGACGGTGCTGCTCATGTTGGGTACGGTTTTGGTAAAGCGAATGATGTTTCATCTGCAATACGTAAAGCGATTGACTCTGCAAAGAAATCATTCATTGGCGTAAGCATGAAAGGTCAGACCATTCCTCATGAAATAACCGGAAAATATGCGGCAAGTCGTGTGCTCTTGAAGCCTGCAGCCCCGGGAACAGGTGTTATTGCGGGCGGTGGAGTAAGAGCGGTATTGGAAGCAGCGGGTATTAGAGACGTGCTTACAAAATCATTACGTTCAAATAATGCAATGAATGTGGTAAAAGCGACTATGCAGGGCCTGGAAAGTCTTACCACAAAAGAAATCGTTGAAGAAGAACGCGGATTAGTGATTGAAAAAGAATAA
- the rplR gene encoding 50S ribosomal protein L18, whose protein sequence is MKKTRGELRKRRHLRTRQKVSGTAERPRLCVHRGLKNMYAQIIDDEKGVTIAAISTVDASFGKDKKSKSNINCAKELGKKVALAAQEKKVVTVVFDKAGYRYHGRIKALADAAREAGLKF, encoded by the coding sequence ATGAAAAAAACACGTGGAGAATTAAGAAAAAGAAGGCATTTGAGAACCAGACAAAAAGTGAGCGGTACAGCTGAAAGACCAAGGTTGTGCGTGCACCGCGGTTTGAAGAATATGTATGCGCAAATTATTGATGATGAAAAAGGAGTAACCATTGCTGCGATATCTACGGTAGATGCTTCTTTTGGTAAAGATAAAAAATCAAAATCTAATATTAATTGTGCAAAAGAATTAGGAAAAAAAGTTGCGCTTGCCGCACAAGAAAAGAAAGTGGTAACCGTGGTGTTTGATAAAGCAGGATATAGGTATCACGGACGAATAAAAGCGCTTGCAGATGCGGCGCGTGAAGCGGGATTGAAGTTTTAG
- the rplF gene encoding 50S ribosomal protein L6 produces MSRIGKIPVDVPQGVEVKVEGHVVKISGPKGKLERTFHNNVSVKLEDSKIEVSRASDIPTDKALHGLTRSLIYNMVFGVTQGFKKTLEIVGVGYRAKVDKNILELSLGFSHPVKYTIPEGVKIDVEKNVKLDVYGIDKELVGEVASEIRRFLPPEPYKGKGIRYSDEHVRRKAGKTVG; encoded by the coding sequence ATGTCTAGAATAGGTAAAATTCCAGTTGATGTTCCTCAGGGTGTTGAGGTAAAGGTAGAAGGCCACGTAGTTAAGATAAGTGGCCCAAAAGGAAAACTAGAGCGTACATTTCATAATAATGTTTCTGTAAAACTAGAAGACAGCAAGATTGAAGTTTCCCGCGCGAGCGATATTCCAACAGATAAAGCGCTCCACGGATTAACGCGAAGCCTTATCTATAATATGGTGTTTGGCGTTACGCAAGGATTTAAGAAAACGCTTGAGATTGTCGGAGTAGGATATAGAGCAAAGGTTGACAAGAACATACTTGAATTAAGTCTTGGATTTTCGCATCCGGTAAAATATACCATCCCCGAAGGCGTTAAAATTGACGTTGAAAAGAATGTTAAGCTAGATGTATACGGCATTGATAAAGAGCTTGTCGGTGAAGTTGCAAGTGAGATTAGAAGATTTTTACCGCCAGAACCATATAAAGGTAAAGGTATTCGCTATTCAGATGAACATGTACGGCGTAAAGCCGGTAAGACAGTCGGATAA
- the rpsH gene encoding 30S ribosomal protein S8 produces the protein MTMTDPIADMIVRIKNALQVRYDKVDVPYSNIKLEVIKKLKEAGYIENYYKTEDGIKSFICVELKYTREGKPVIKNIKRASKPGLRLYTKKEEITKVLGGLGTVILTTSKGILTGTEAQKQNVGGEVICEVK, from the coding sequence ATGACAATGACTGACCCGATTGCTGATATGATAGTTAGAATCAAAAATGCGCTTCAAGTACGGTATGATAAAGTTGATGTGCCGTATTCCAATATTAAACTTGAAGTAATAAAGAAACTTAAAGAAGCAGGATATATTGAAAACTATTATAAGACTGAAGATGGAATCAAAAGTTTTATATGTGTTGAATTGAAATATACTCGTGAAGGGAAACCTGTTATTAAAAATATAAAGAGAGCGAGTAAGCCAGGACTAAGATTATACACAAAAAAAGAAGAGATAACTAAGGTGCTTGGGGGGCTTGGTACTGTCATACTGACGACTTCCAAGGGCATATTAACGGGTACTGAAGCACAAAAACAAAATGTTGGCGGCGAAGTAATTTGTGAGGTTAAATAA